One stretch of Candidatus Marinimicrobia bacterium CG08_land_8_20_14_0_20_45_22 DNA includes these proteins:
- a CDS encoding restriction endonuclease: MNKKERLIEKENFSIALTEFVKGLGNYVSGEDGQWTVKGFIDIFKNIYTISSDTKIVSKILEIHLFPRILQFAQDNGYSIVLAEHQNWYPDLSFVQHSNQTVKFAVDLKATYRDPEFPGHVNGFTLGSHGAYFRERSSTKNIQFPYSDYLGHFCLGAIYTRTSISDLDETEIFRVKEIEETDYQVTSNRYRVTPVENLRSITSVVRDFQFFVCEKWQLASDKQGSGNTANIGSITFIDDIIKGNGIFAKLGEEWFDEYWMNYGLLKMKMKGKVKPIRSIEDFLDFKHSDKTKIVPVKTKKKNNNEQQCE, translated from the coding sequence ATGAATAAAAAAGAACGCCTGATCGAGAAAGAAAACTTTTCAATCGCATTAACAGAATTCGTCAAAGGACTTGGAAATTATGTTTCCGGAGAAGATGGCCAATGGACAGTTAAGGGATTTATCGACATATTCAAGAATATTTACACGATCAGTTCGGATACTAAAATTGTATCAAAAATTCTGGAAATTCACTTGTTTCCTCGTATCCTTCAATTTGCTCAGGATAATGGCTATTCAATCGTTTTAGCGGAACATCAAAACTGGTATCCCGACCTTAGTTTCGTCCAACATAGCAACCAAACCGTAAAATTTGCCGTTGATTTAAAGGCAACTTATCGTGATCCCGAATTTCCGGGACACGTCAATGGTTTTACTTTAGGAAGTCACGGCGCTTATTTCAGAGAAAGAAGTTCGACCAAGAACATCCAATTTCCCTACTCTGACTATCTGGGGCATTTCTGTCTGGGAGCGATATACACTAGAACATCAATAAGTGATTTGGACGAAACTGAAATATTCCGCGTTAAAGAGATTGAAGAAACCGATTATCAAGTCACATCAAATCGATACCGTGTAACTCCAGTTGAAAATCTTCGATCGATTACATCGGTTGTCAGAGATTTTCAATTCTTTGTTTGTGAAAAATGGCAATTGGCGAGCGACAAACAAGGCTCAGGTAATACCGCTAATATCGGTTCAATAACTTTCATCGATGATATAATCAAAGGCAATGGCATTTTCGCCAAACTTGGCGAAGAATGGTTCGATGAATATTGGATGAATTATGGTTTGCTCAAGATGAAAATGAAAGGAAAGGTCAAACCAATCCGATCTATCGAAGATTTCCTTGATTTCAAGCATAGCGATAAGACAAAGATCGTTCCGGTTAAAACCAAAAAGAAAAATAACAACGAGCAACAATGCGAATAA